The Impatiens glandulifera chromosome 3, dImpGla2.1, whole genome shotgun sequence genome contains a region encoding:
- the LOC124930039 gene encoding iridoid oxidase-like has translation MEWAWSSSSLSWLNLILSGTPLILLILIHTQRRRQAEELHSSKLRPPGPPGWPVVGNIFDLGELPHQTLCKLRDKFGPVIWLQLGSVGTLVVNSADSAAKLFKSHDLAFSDRRCPDALTVHGYNHGSIAIGNYSPYMRVFKRIGAMEFNAVKRVNESVDVRRKCVDNMITWIEEAAMKSHSSGRNGEIEISHFVFLVAFNIVGNMIFSEDIIDSETKEWKEFFDSMNKVMEWTGKPNLSDYFPLLKMLDPLGIKKAMNKDMERCLEIVANFVKERMVVREERFKRKDGKEKKDFLDVLLEFEGDKRDSLGRISEENLNIILTVS, from the coding sequence ATGGAATGGGCTTGGagttcttcttctctctcttggcTAAATCTGATCCTATCAGGGACACCTCTCATTCTTCTCATCCTCATCCATACCCAGAGGAGGAGACAGGCGGAGGAGCTTCATTCCAGTAAACTCCGGCCACCAGGTCCTCCGGGATGGCCAGTGGTAGGCAACATATTTGACCTCGGAGAACTGCCACATCAGACATTGTGTAAGCTCCGGGATAAGTTCGGGCCTGTTATTTGGCTGCAGTTAGGATCGGTTGGAACACTTGTAGTCAACTCAGCCGATTCTGCGGCCAAACTCTTCAAAAGCCACGACCTAGCCTTCTCCGACCGTAGATGCCCCGATGCACTAACTGTCCACGGTTACAATCATGGGTCAATTGCCATTGGAAACTACAGCCCATACATGCGCGTATTCAAGCGGATTGGTGCCATGGAATTCAACGCGGTAAAGAGAGTAAACGAGAGTGTTGACGTCCGAAGAAAGTGTGTCGATAACATGATCACTTGGATCGAAGAAGCGGCCATGAAATCTCATTCAAGTGGGCGGAACGGGGAGATagagatttctcattttgtctTCCTTGTGGCTTTCAATATAGTTGGGAATATGATATTCTCCGAGGACATAATAGATTCGGAAACCAAGGAATGGAAAGAATTCTTTGATTCAATGAATAAGGTCATGGAATGGACTGGCAAGCCTAACTTATCGGATTATTTCCCATTGTTGAAGATGTTAGATCCGTTGGGAATAAAGAAGGCAATGAATAAGGACATGGAAAGATGCTTGGAGATCGTAGCGAATTTTGTGAAGGAGAGGATGGTGGTTCGAGAGGAGAGATTCAAGAGGAAAGATGGTAAGGAGAAGAAGGATTTCCTTGATGTTCTATTGGAGTTTGAAGGTGACAAAAGAGATAGTCTTGGTAGGATTTCCGAGGAAAACctcaatataattttaacgGTAAGCTAG
- the LOC124930040 gene encoding iridoid oxidase-like, with amino-acid sequence MSDLLNNPNCMRKVEEELERIVGRERKVEESDINKLLYLQASAKESLRLHPPIPLLLPRNSTEDTIYNGYFIPKDTQVLINAYAIGRDPEVWDDPLDFKPERFLNKNIETTGQNFGLIPFGAGRRICMGYVLGQRMLHLTTATLINTFHWEVDDSTTPKMIDMTEKMGITLKKLVPLKMVIEIIS; translated from the exons ATGTCGGATCTACTAAACAACCCCAATTGCATGAGAAAGGTTGAGGAGGAACTCGAGAGAATAGTCGGAAGGGAAAGAAAGGTAGAAGAAAGCGATATCAATAAACTCTTGTATCTACAAGCGTCAGCGAAAGAGTCGTTAAGATTGCACCCTCCCATTCCCCTGCTACTCCCTAGGAATTCAACCGAGGATACAATCTACAATGGATACTTTATACCCAAAGACACTCAAGTCTTAATAAATGCATATGCAATAGGGAGAGATCCTGAAGTGTGGGACGACCCCTTGGATTTCAAACCTGAGAGGTTCCTCAACAAGAATATAGAGACCACGGGTCAAAATTTCGGGTTGATCCCTTTTGGGGCAGGTAGAAGGATATGTATGGGTTATGTTTTGGGACAACGAATGCTTCATCTGACTACTGCAACTCTTATCAACACATTCCACTGGGAAGTAGATGATTCGACAACTCCTAAGATGATTGACATGACCGAAAAGATGGGGATAACCCTAAAAAAATTGGTCCCCTTAAAAATG GTAATAGAGATAATATCTTGA